Within the Planctomycetia bacterium genome, the region GCCGAACCATTGGGAACTCTGGTTCCGCGACCCGGATGGTTACACCGTGGTGATGGCCGGCCCATACGATTCCGCCGGGCCTCCGGACGCGGAGTGATGATTCCCTTGCCTCATTCGCCGAGGTGCTAACACGATGCCCAACGCCACCCAGCCGCCGACTTCGATCGCCGCCATGCTCTCGGTGCGCAACGGTCAACGCGCCGTCGAGTTTTATAAGTCGGCCTTCGGCGCCGAGATACTCTTCTCGGTGCAAGACGAGACCGGGGCGGTCGTCGCGCAACTCGCCGTGGAAGGCGCGCTATTCTGGCTTGCGGACGAATCCCCGGAGCACGCCAATTTCAGCCCTGAGTCACTCGGCGGCGGCACGGCGCGGATGATTCTCACAGTCGCCGACCCGGACGCGATGTTTGCCCGCGCGGTGGCGGCCGGCGCGAAGGTCGTTTGGGCGGTAACGGAAGAATACGGCTGGCGCATCGGCCGCGTGGTCGACCCGTTCGGGCATCACTGGGAGATTGGGAAGCCGTTGGGGGAGTAGGCCGGAGACGCTGACAAGTTCGTTCAGGGCTGGGCCGTGTTGTCGGTCGGTTGTTGGTTGATTGGAATCCAGGGGGGCCAGGTTGGGTCATCAATCAAGTTTAGAAACGCTCTGCTCCACATATACTCTCCGTAGTAGAAGGCGCCTGTTGCAAAGGATTGTTGGAAATGATACTTGGCGATTTTCTTGTTTCCCCCAGCAAGGAATCGCAACCCGATATTGAAATGGCCTTCGCAAAGACTCAGCCGGGAATTCTGTGCCGAGAGGAGAAGTTCGTCCGCACTTATCTTTCCAGCGTTGAACGACAGCAGTTTGTGATACCAATGATTGCGGACCTTCGGAATCAAGTGTAGCGAAGTCGCGTGTATTCTCGCAGCACGTTCGCGCGATCCACTGATGGCGTCGGGACCAAGCAATTGCGGTAAGGCCATCATATAGCTCAAGCCCGA harbors:
- a CDS encoding VOC family protein — encoded protein: MPNATQPPTSIAAMLSVRNGQRAVEFYKSAFGAEILFSVQDETGAVVAQLAVEGALFWLADESPEHANFSPESLGGGTARMILTVADPDAMFARAVAAGAKVVWAVTEEYGWRIGRVVDPFGHHWEIGKPLGE